The window TATGGGAGTAAAACTTACGGCGCTATTAAGTTGCAAACGCCTAAGCTATACGAGAAACTAAAAGCCAAGGGTGTTCAGGCAGAAATAAAAGAAATTAAAGGTAAAAGCCATGTACCTATGATTAGCCAGATGATTTTTGGCGGGAACCAGTTGTATGAGGATATTTTGGGTTTTATACAAGAGGTATCGTCATTGCGAGGTACGAAGCAATCTTAATGCGGTAGCTAGGCTTTTCTTTGTTCGGTTGCAGCCCTAAACCCGCTAGTAGCAAAAATCCTTGTTGTTTGCAGCAACCCTGAATGCCCTGTCATGCTGAGGTACGAAGCATCTGTTTCATAGTTGTAGATGCTTCGTGCCTCAGCATGACAAATAACAAAAGCTACCTAAACCGTCCGCGTAACCTCATCCAGTTTACTATAATCCATTACCATTTTACCAGCCTCGTTGTGGTGATACATTTTCTCAAAACGGGCGTCCATTTCAATTTCTTCATCCTGGTAGCTGGTGCGTGTGTGGATGGTTTGGGCAAAAGTATCATCGAAGGCCTTTAACATAACAAAAACCTCAACCTCTGCCAGCTGCAATTCGATAAGCGATTTTTCGAACAACGGACTTTCTTCATTAATTGGGTGCACTAAAGTCCAGTTTAAAGAAAGGATGCTTATTTTATCGCGTTCGAGATGAAGCGGGTAAAAACGCCTCACTTGTTTATCATCAACCATTTCGTTGTACGACATTACCATCTGCACTTCTACTTCAATTAGCTGGTTGCGCCGTAAATTAACCAAACGGCACATTAAGCCATGACCACCCTCATAAGGGGCAATTACCATTTTCTTGCTGAAACTAACTTTAGAAGTTGGCCGGCTAAAGCGCCCGTACAATAAACCGGTTGCCAAAGCAAAAGCGAGCAGGCCGAGCATACTTTCGAATGCTGCCAGTACGCTTGTTACAAAACCTTGTGGCGCAATGTGGCCATAACCAACGGTAGAGATGGTTTGTGCTGAAAAGAAAAAAGCATCGAAAAACTGATCGCGGAGGGTAAGGCCCTTTGCGCCAACTAAATTTTCAATCCCAATCAGGTTGTACAGAATGGCAAATAAAGTATTTACAAGGAGATAGGTTATGAGAATAACCAAAAAGAAACGCGGCCAGCTCATGGTAACCAAACGCGTATAAGTATCATCGAACTTAAACCAGGGCAAGCCCGTACGCTCTATATTGGCCGAACCATCGGGATTGAGCATACGCTGATTTTTGGTTACCGGATTAGACCCGAAACCGAAATCATCATTAAACTGTACTTTTCTTTTGAAGAAAGACATATATTTTTAGAAAGATTTTGGAATTTTAAAAAACTATATCAATATTTGCTTTATACAAACATGATAATTAAAAACTTAAATAACAATTGGTGGTGGCATAACGAAATTCGTTAGGCAAATTCTATTGTTATATATTTTAAAATATTTTATACACAACGAAGAGGATTGCCCAAAAAGCAATCCTTTTTTTTGTGGTATTTTTTAACAACGCCCCGTTTAGTGTCTTCACGGAACGGAGTTTAAATAAATGGTTCGTGAAGACACGAACCATAATGAAATAAAGATATAAATGAAAAATGAACCACAGATGGACACAGATACACAGAGATTTTATCCGTGTTCATCCTTTTTATCTGTGGTTAAATAACATTGGCAATAAACATGAAAAAAATATTAAACCATTTATTCGAGAACAAGAGCTTTAGTAGGGAAGAGGCAAAAAACATACTGATCTCCATATCAGAAGGTGCTTTCAATTCTTCGCAAATTGCCGCTTTTATAACCGCTTATGCCATGCGCAACATTACCGTGCAGGAGTTACAGGGCTTTAGAGATGCCATGCTGGATATGTGCGTGAAAGTTAACCTTTCGGCTTACGAACTGATTGACCTTTGCGGTACCGGTGGCGATGGCAAAGACACTTTTAACATTTCTACCTTATCATCGTTTGTGGTGGCAGGTGCAGGTCATCATGTAGCCAAACATGGTAATTATGGTGTTTCCTCAGGCTGCGGTTCATCAAACGTAATGGAGTACCTGGGCTATAGTTTTACCAATGATGAGGATACTTTGAAACGCAATTTAGATGCCGCCGGTATTTGCTTTCTGCATGCACCACTTTTTAACCCGGCCATGAAAATAGTAGCGCCGATTAGAAAAGAGCTGGGCGTGAAAACCTTTTTCAATATGCTGGGACCAATGGTTAACCCGGGGCAACCCAGGCACCAGATGGTTGGCGTGTTTAGTTTAGAACTGGCCCGTTTATATGCCTATTTATATCAGGATACCGATAAAAACTATACCATTATGCACGCGCTGGAGGGCTACGATGAAATTTCGCTAACCTGCGATGTGAAAACCTTTAGCAACAAAGGCGAACAGATTTTAACCCTCGATGATATGGGCTTTGAAAGGGTAGATGTAAATGCGATTAAAGGTGGCGATACGGTAGAATCATCAGCTAAAATATTTATGGATGTATTAAATGGTGAGGCAACAAGGGTACAGAACGATGTAGTGCTGTGCAACTCGGCACTGGCCATCAGGACCATAAAGCCTGAACAGTCATTCGCCGATTGTTATTACGAAGCTGAGGAATCGCTGATGAGCAAAAAAGCACTTAACAGTTTTAAACAACTACTGGCATGCTAAAGTTAAAAGTTTGTGGCATGCGTTTGGCGGCAAATATTGCTGCGGTTGCAGAGCTGCAACCTGATTATTTGGGCTTTATCTTCTATGATAAATCGCCGAGATTAATCAGCGATGTTTCTGCAGAACTGATCAAATACATTCCTGCTGAAATTAAAACCATTGGTGTTTTCGTAAATGAAGATATCGAAAAGGTAAAAGAGAAAGTAAGTACTTTTAAGTTGAAAGCCGTTCAGTTGCATGGGAACGAATCGCCGGAGTATTGTGCAG is drawn from Pedobacter sp. HDW13 and contains these coding sequences:
- a CDS encoding ion channel yields the protein MSFFKRKVQFNDDFGFGSNPVTKNQRMLNPDGSANIERTGLPWFKFDDTYTRLVTMSWPRFFLVILITYLLVNTLFAILYNLIGIENLVGAKGLTLRDQFFDAFFFSAQTISTVGYGHIAPQGFVTSVLAAFESMLGLLAFALATGLLYGRFSRPTSKVSFSKKMVIAPYEGGHGLMCRLVNLRRNQLIEVEVQMVMSYNEMVDDKQVRRFYPLHLERDKISILSLNWTLVHPINEESPLFEKSLIELQLAEVEVFVMLKAFDDTFAQTIHTRTSYQDEEIEMDARFEKMYHHNEAGKMVMDYSKLDEVTRTV
- the trpD gene encoding anthranilate phosphoribosyltransferase produces the protein MKKILNHLFENKSFSREEAKNILISISEGAFNSSQIAAFITAYAMRNITVQELQGFRDAMLDMCVKVNLSAYELIDLCGTGGDGKDTFNISTLSSFVVAGAGHHVAKHGNYGVSSGCGSSNVMEYLGYSFTNDEDTLKRNLDAAGICFLHAPLFNPAMKIVAPIRKELGVKTFFNMLGPMVNPGQPRHQMVGVFSLELARLYAYLYQDTDKNYTIMHALEGYDEISLTCDVKTFSNKGEQILTLDDMGFERVDVNAIKGGDTVESSAKIFMDVLNGEATRVQNDVVLCNSALAIRTIKPEQSFADCYYEAEESLMSKKALNSFKQLLAC